DNA from Streptomyces sp. Edi2:
CGCCGCCGCCGCCCCCGCCGCCGCCCCCGCCCCCGCCCCGCCCCCCCCCCCCCCCCCCCCCCCCCCCCCCCCCCCCCCCCCGCCGCCGCCGCCGCCCCCGCCGCCGCCGCCCCCCCCCCCCCCCCCCCCCCCCCCCCCCCCCCCCCCCCCCCCCCCCCCCCCCCCCCCCCCCCCCCCCCCCCCCCCCCCCCCCCCCCCCCCCCCCCCCCCCCCCCCCCCCCCCCCCCCCCCCCCCCCCCCCCCCCCACGCCGCCGCCCCCGCCCCCCCCCCCCCCCCCCCCCCCCCCCCCCCCCCCCCCCCCCCCCCCCCCCCCCCCCCCCGCCCCCCCCCCCCCCCCCCGCCCCCTCCCCCCCCCCCCCCCCCGCCCCCCCCCCCCCCCCCCCCCCCCCCCCCGCCGCCGCCGCCGCCGCCGCCGCCGCCGCCGCCGCCGCCGGTCACCGCGATCTGCCACCACGATCAACTCCGCCTCCTGACCGCTGCTGCCACCTCCACCAACCCCCCCAGCGACCCCGCCCCCGCCCCCCCCCCCCCCCCCCCCCCAACCACCGCCGCCGCCCCCCCACCCGTCTCCGCCGCCCCCCCCGCCGCCACGATGACTTCTGCCGCCTCATCGCCGCCGCCGCCGCCGCCACCACGGCGACCACGAACGCCGCCCCGCCGCCGCCGCCGCCGCCGCCGCCGCCGCCGCCGCCCCGCCGCCGCCCCCCGCCCCCCCCCCCCCCCCCCCCCCCGCCCCCCGCCGCCCCGCCCCCGCCGCCCCCGCCCCGCCGCCGCCCCCGCCCCCCCCCCCCCCCCCCCCCCCCCCCCCCCCCCCGCCCCCCGCCGCCGCCGCCGCCGCCGCCGCCGCCCCCCCCCCCCCTCGCCGCCGCCGCCCCGCCCCACTCGCCACCAACCACCAGCCACGTACCCCCCCCCCCCCCCCCCCCCCCCCCCCCCCCCCCCCCCCCCCCCCCCCGCCGCCGCCGCCGCCGCCCCCCCCCCCCCCCCCCCCCCCCCCCCCCCACCCAGCAGCCACCACCACCACCACCACCACCCCCCCCCCCCCCCCCCCCCCCCCCCCCCCCCCCCCCCCCCCCCCCCCCCCCCCACTCCCTGCTGCCGCCGCCGCCGCCGCCCCGCCGCCGCCGCCCCGACGTCGCCGCCGCCGCCACGGGACACCAGGATCCCCAGCTACGCTGGGTAACCCCCGGCCTTCGGCCAGGGGGCTTGGGCCTTCGGCCCTTCGCGGGTGCGTACGGTTAACTCCCGTGCTTCGCACGGGAGTTGGCGGGGCCTGCGGCCCCCGCTCCCGGCCTCCGGCCGGGCGGCGCGGGCTGCGCCCGCGCTGGTGGGGAGGGTGCGGGGCGCTCCGCGCCCCTGGTTGGGTGAGTGGGGGGTGTCAACTCGGGCGCTGCGCGCCCGAGTTGGGCGTTCGGTTCGGATGCTTCGCATCCGAACTTGGTTGGGTGGTTGCCGGAGCGCTCCGCGCTCCGGTTACGTTGGGTGATGGTGGCGGGGGGCTTGTTTGATCTTGGAGTGGAGCGCTCCGCGCTCTTGGGTGTGTGGGCCGAGTGCGGGTGGTCGGGGGTGCGGGGGTGCTCGCTTCGCTCGGCGGCGAGGGGATGGGGCGGGGTGTGTTGTCGGGTGCCGGCCGAGCGGGTCGTGGGCGGCGGGGTCTGTGTTGAACTGGGCTTCGTTTGGGGTGGTTTGAGTGTTCATCAACTGTTTTTGCGTGTGGCAGACCTCACATTTTTGGGGCGCCGTGTCCTACTTTGCAAAGTACAAAGCCCGGCTCCGCGCCCCACATCGACGCTCGTACGCCGGCACGGCGCGGGATGCGGACGGGCGCAGCGGGGCGGGGCGCGCCTCGTCGCGGCTGGACGGTTCTGGACGTTTTCGGACAGCGCAGGACAGCGCTGGACGGCTTCTCGGCGGGTTGTTCAGGTGGTGCTGCGGGGTGGGGCGGTGCGGCGGGCGAAGGCGGTGATGCCGGGCAGGTCGGGACGGCGGGCGGCGGCCTCGGCGGTCAGGGTGCGGTACGTGCGCGGCCGGCGGGCTTCCTGCGGCGCGGCCTGTTCCACCTGCTGCAGCTGGGCGAACGCGGCCGGGACGTCGCCGGCGGCCAGGAGCGCGCGGGCGGTGTCGGTGGCCGCGCCGGGCCCGGCGCTCCGGCGTCGGCGGTCGCCGGCTACGTCCAGGCGCGCCGGCGTACGCCAGGGCCCAGGTCGACGTTCGCCGAGCTCGCGGTGGATCCCGACCCGGTACAGCGTGCACTGCGCCGCCGACAGGTCCCCGTCCCTCCGTACGCGGGTGGAGGGGTGGGCCAGGCGCGCCGCGCTCTGTTCGGCCCAGGCCGCGAACTCCTCGGCGGCCGCGGGCTGTCGGGCCTGGGCGGCGGTGTAGGCGGCGGTGAGCGCCACCATGCCGGACGCGTCCAGGACTTCCGCCGACGGCGCCGCGACGGCGGCCAGCTGATCGTGGGCGTCCTTCAGGAGCTGCAGAGCCTGATCGGCTCGCCGGGTGCGGCGCAGCGGTGTCGCGGCGGCCGGCGCCGCGGCCGCCAGGAGCACCGGCCGGCCCGAGCGGCGGGCCGCCTCCTCCGCCTGGGCCGCGAAGACGGCCGCGAGGGCCACGTCACCGTCCTTGACCGCCAGCTGGGACACGAGCACCCACACCTGCGCCGCCCGGCCGGCTCCCACCGGGCCTGTCTCCTGGGTCTCACGCGCGCGGGCGCCCAGACCCTGGGAGCGCCTGGCGCAGCCGGCCGTACTCCCCTGCGGAGAACAGCCCCCGCGCTCACCGCCAGACCCCCTCCCCCCGCAGACGACCGCCTGCGGGCATCGCCCCGGCCGGCGCGGCCCCGGCAGCCCACCACCCCACCGCGCCGAGCCCTGCGCCCAGCACCGTTCTGCGCTCCATCCCACCGCCCCCTCCACCTTCACCCTGCCGTCCCCTGGGCCCAGGACCCGGAGCGGGGGCCTTCGGCCCGTCTCGTGCGACTGTAATGCAGCCTGGCGACCCGGACAGGGCGCACACACCCGCCACCGCGCGCCCCCGGAGCCCGGGAGCGGCGGGCCCCGGTGCGGCGGAGGTGCCGCAGCTCCAGGACGCCGGCCAGGCCCCGGCCGTGGTGTTGCCGGGGACGGGCAACACCCTGACGCCGGACAGCCCCAGGGCGACGAGCGCATGGCGCCCCCCGACCAGTGACTCGCCGCGGCGGCCGGGGCGCCGAAGGCCGCCGGGTGCCGGGTGCCGGGTGCCGGCGAACAATGCCGAACAACGCCGAACAACGCTGAACAACCCGCCCGCCAGCGGGAACGCAGCCCGCCCGCAAGCAGCGGGAAGGCGCCGACGGCGCACCCATACGGGCCCGAGCCCCCGGCGCCTGTGGCCGGTGCGCAGCTCGGCGGCTCGGCGGCTCAGCGCCCCGGGCAGTCAGCGCGCGCCGGAGCAGAACCAGCGCGGCCCCTTTACTTTGACCCTTCCCCCTTGTGGGGTACATTAATGACATCGGGGTGAGCGCCCCGCCCCGAAGCCAGGAGGAAGCCATGAACAACAACGTGATCGACTGGAAGACCGGCGCCACCTACGCGTGCCCCCGCTGCAACCACGACTCGGTGGGCAACCCCAACAGCTGGGAGGTGTACACCTGCTGCAACTGCGGCACCCGCTTCGCCCGCTTCCCCCGCCTCCAGCGCTTCCTGCGTCACGTCGGCATCACCTGCGAGTTCTGCACCGAGCGCCACCCCGTCGTCGTCGACGGCAAGCCCTACGGCTTCCTGCGCAAGCGCCACAACGGCGTCGGCACCTACGCCCGCCACCAGATCGAGGCATGGCAGTACGACACCGACGAGATCCCCGACCACAAGGACCGCGTCCTCTACCGCGACACCTGCGCCACCCGCGCGGACGCGCTGGCCTCTCTCGCCCGCTACCGCAGCTTCCTTGGCCGCGTCGAAGACGACTTCAGCCCCGTTCTCGCCGTCGTCGCCGACGAG
Protein-coding regions in this window:
- a CDS encoding transcriptional regulator yields the protein MGAGRAAQVWVLVSQLAVKDGDVALAAVFAAQAEEAARRSGRPVLLAAAAPAAATPLRRTRRADQALQLLKDAHDQLAAVAAPSAEVLDASGMVALTAAYTAAQARQPAAAEEFAAWAEQSAARLAHPSTRVRRDGDLSAAQCTLYRVGIHRELGERRPGPWRTPARLDVAGDRRRRSAGPGAATDTARALLAAGDVPAAFAQLQQVEQAAPQEARRPRTYRTLTAEAAARRPDLPGITAFARRTAPPRSTT